From Virgibacillus ihumii, the proteins below share one genomic window:
- a CDS encoding MaoC family dehydratase, giving the protein MKKEMSIQEGWKGRFYEDFKIGDIYAHPLGRTVTKTDNIYMTLLTQNTNPIHFDDHYSEQTEFGKPLVDSTFTVALVTGQSVTDLSQNAMANLGWDEIRLPSPVFEDDTIYSFSEVLEKRESKSRPNVGIVNVKTSGYNQRGEIVITFKRTFMIYKKDYAPKKENKLLAEVLEKASPKTE; this is encoded by the coding sequence GTGAAAAAGGAAATGAGTATTCAAGAAGGTTGGAAGGGACGCTTTTATGAAGATTTTAAAATAGGAGATATTTACGCGCATCCGTTAGGAAGAACAGTTACTAAAACAGATAATATATATATGACTTTACTTACTCAAAATACAAATCCTATTCACTTTGATGATCATTATTCTGAACAGACTGAATTTGGAAAACCGTTGGTGGATTCAACATTCACAGTAGCTTTGGTAACGGGCCAGTCCGTTACAGATCTTTCACAGAACGCCATGGCAAACCTGGGATGGGACGAAATCCGTTTGCCAAGCCCGGTTTTTGAGGATGATACCATTTATTCTTTTTCGGAAGTGCTTGAGAAGCGGGAATCTAAATCACGGCCTAATGTGGGGATTGTAAACGTAAAAACCAGTGGCTATAACCAAAGGGGCGAAATTGTCATTACGTTTAAACGAACGTTTATGATCTATAAAAAAGACTATGCACCAAAAAAGGAAAATAAATTATTGGCGGAAGTTCTTGAGAAAGCAAGCCCGAAGACTGAATAA
- a CDS encoding CaiB/BaiF CoA transferase family protein produces the protein MLPLEGVTVIALEQAIAVPFATRQLADLGARVIKVERPGSGDFARNYDTTVNGMSSHFVWCNRSKESITLDLKSDGGKEALSRLLEDADVLIQNLAPGALERMGFDPQELTNKYKKLIVCSLSGYGKGGPYEHKKAYDLLVQCEAGLVSITGSQDSPSKAGISIADIAAGMYAYTGILTALLNRFRTGKGTVMEVSMLEALGEWMGYPAYYAAYGGTEPKRSGASHSTIYPYGPFQCGDNKTVFIGLQNEREWKSFCELVLGDVSFEKDERFNSNSKRSANREELKSLIEDSFKDLTSDEVIERVEAAKIANARLNNMKDFFEHPQLAARNRWESVQTPVGEIGALKSPVTSNGIDSVMKPVPALGEHTDLILEEIGMHKDMARK, from the coding sequence ATGCTACCTTTAGAAGGTGTTACTGTAATTGCTCTGGAACAGGCGATAGCTGTTCCGTTTGCTACGCGCCAATTAGCTGATTTGGGTGCAAGAGTTATCAAAGTAGAAAGACCTGGTTCAGGTGATTTTGCAAGAAACTACGATACGACGGTTAATGGTATGTCGAGTCATTTTGTCTGGTGTAACCGCTCTAAAGAGTCTATAACACTTGATTTGAAGTCGGATGGAGGTAAAGAAGCACTGAGTCGTTTGCTTGAAGATGCTGATGTTCTGATTCAAAATCTTGCTCCAGGTGCATTGGAACGAATGGGTTTTGACCCGCAGGAACTTACAAACAAATATAAGAAATTAATTGTATGCAGCTTGTCAGGTTATGGAAAGGGTGGACCTTACGAGCATAAAAAGGCTTACGATTTGCTGGTACAATGTGAAGCGGGACTTGTTTCCATCACAGGAAGTCAAGATTCACCTTCAAAAGCAGGTATTTCCATTGCAGATATTGCTGCAGGTATGTATGCGTATACAGGAATTTTAACAGCATTACTGAACCGTTTTAGAACAGGCAAGGGAACTGTTATGGAAGTATCGATGCTGGAAGCACTTGGGGAATGGATGGGATATCCAGCCTACTATGCAGCGTATGGTGGAACTGAACCGAAAAGAAGCGGGGCTAGCCACTCCACAATCTATCCATATGGCCCGTTCCAATGTGGAGACAATAAGACGGTGTTTATAGGTCTTCAAAATGAACGTGAATGGAAAAGCTTTTGTGAGCTTGTGCTGGGCGATGTAAGTTTTGAAAAAGATGAAAGGTTTAACAGCAATTCCAAAAGATCTGCTAACCGGGAAGAGTTAAAGTCATTAATTGAAGATAGTTTTAAAGACTTAACCTCTGATGAAGTTATTGAAAGGGTGGAAGCGGCCAAGATTGCCAATGCCCGTCTGAATAATATGAAGGACTTTTTTGAACATCCACAACTGGCTGCACGTAACCGTTGGGAGTCGGTACAAACACCTGTAGGAGAGATCGGAGCTTTAAAATCACCGGTTACGTCGAATGGAATTGATTCTGTTATGAAACCTGTACCTGCACTTGGTGAACATACAGATTTAATTTTGGAAGAAATTGGGATGCACAAAGATATGGCAAGGAAATAA
- a CDS encoding GntR family transcriptional regulator yields the protein MSEKVDLRIGDREMLHNQVCSVLRRAILKGDFKPGERLVQSELAEQIGVSRMPIREALRTLETDGLVTLEPHKGAVVRSLKKEDIKEIYELRSVLEPLALKKGMGYFSNWDLKTLQSHHEAMKQAKSGEEYVEWNVSFHQLLFSRCQSPRLLSFIESISRGFAQDTPQLIPGQIQKSNKEHESILKAILDDETEKAGEYLKQHIKRTGEELLESLEKRNFI from the coding sequence ATGTCCGAGAAAGTTGATTTACGAATTGGTGATCGGGAAATGCTGCATAATCAGGTTTGTAGTGTATTGAGAAGAGCAATCTTGAAAGGTGATTTTAAACCTGGGGAAAGGTTGGTACAATCAGAACTTGCCGAGCAAATAGGTGTTAGTCGAATGCCTATTCGGGAGGCTCTAAGAACACTTGAAACCGATGGACTGGTTACACTGGAACCGCATAAAGGGGCGGTTGTTCGTTCACTAAAGAAGGAAGATATTAAGGAAATTTATGAACTCCGATCAGTATTGGAGCCATTAGCCTTAAAGAAGGGCATGGGATATTTTAGTAATTGGGATTTGAAAACATTGCAATCCCATCATGAAGCTATGAAACAAGCAAAAAGCGGGGAGGAATATGTAGAATGGAATGTAAGTTTTCATCAATTACTTTTCAGCCGCTGTCAGAGCCCGAGACTTCTCAGTTTTATTGAATCTATTTCACGTGGATTTGCCCAGGACACACCACAGCTGATTCCCGGACAAATCCAGAAATCCAATAAAGAGCATGAGTCTATACTAAAAGCTATATTGGATGATGAAACGGAAAAAGCCGGGGAATACCTGAAGCAACACATTAAAAGAACCGGAGAAGAATTACTTGAATCCCTTGAAAAAAGAAATTTTATATAA
- a CDS encoding MmgE/PrpD family protein has product MNLSEKLANYIIDTNYEQLPEEVVRFTKLCILDYFGSAIAGSTMDPIRKIDEFIKEMGGDPQANLITGGHSSVTQAALLNGASGHIVEQDDIHKGSIIHAATVVIPAALAIADWKQLSGEKLINAIAVGYEVCYRIGEAVSPSHYYYWHNTATCGTFGAAAAVAKLLHLNNEQTVYALGSAGTQAAGLWEFIEDGAMSKQLHPGKAAMNGVISALLAEKDFTAAQKILEGKRGFFEAMSNEYDIFKITKNLGEEYKILENSFKVHASCRHTHHAMDLMIELSEEKKISLDQIDRINVKTYQSALDITDNKAPTTQYASKFSMQFCTALALLKGQGSLEDFNEKSLWDDDVRNLMDYVNVIVDPEINNQYPEKWGAIVEIQMKSGEVISKKTDFPKGDPDNPVSEYKLLEKFMGLAKMWDEKDRKILSKMILNLEQVDDTRSLLSFKKGSMV; this is encoded by the coding sequence ATGAACTTAAGCGAAAAACTGGCAAATTATATTATAGATACGAATTACGAACAGTTGCCTGAGGAAGTAGTACGCTTTACAAAGTTATGCATACTGGATTACTTCGGATCAGCTATTGCAGGGTCCACTATGGATCCAATACGCAAAATAGATGAGTTTATTAAGGAAATGGGTGGAGACCCGCAGGCAAATCTGATAACAGGTGGACATTCATCTGTCACTCAGGCTGCATTACTTAATGGGGCATCAGGTCATATTGTTGAACAGGATGATATTCATAAAGGGTCAATTATACATGCAGCGACAGTTGTGATTCCTGCAGCATTAGCCATTGCAGACTGGAAACAACTTTCGGGGGAAAAGTTGATTAATGCAATTGCTGTCGGTTATGAAGTTTGTTATCGAATTGGTGAAGCGGTATCACCGTCACATTATTATTATTGGCATAATACGGCAACTTGCGGTACGTTTGGGGCTGCTGCAGCTGTCGCGAAATTATTGCACTTAAATAATGAACAAACTGTTTATGCTTTAGGGAGTGCCGGGACACAGGCTGCAGGTTTGTGGGAGTTTATTGAAGACGGTGCGATGTCAAAACAACTTCATCCTGGAAAAGCTGCGATGAACGGAGTCATTAGTGCTCTATTAGCCGAGAAGGATTTTACTGCAGCACAAAAAATATTGGAAGGAAAACGTGGATTTTTTGAAGCAATGAGCAATGAATACGACATCTTCAAAATCACCAAGAATTTGGGTGAAGAATATAAAATCTTGGAGAACTCTTTTAAAGTTCATGCTTCCTGCAGACATACGCATCATGCTATGGACTTGATGATTGAATTGTCGGAAGAAAAGAAAATCAGTTTAGATCAAATTGATCGAATTAACGTAAAAACATATCAGTCAGCACTTGATATTACGGATAATAAAGCACCAACCACCCAATATGCGTCGAAATTTAGCATGCAATTTTGTACAGCATTAGCTTTATTGAAGGGACAAGGGAGTTTGGAAGATTTTAATGAAAAAAGTTTATGGGATGACGACGTCCGCAATTTAATGGATTATGTAAATGTAATCGTTGACCCGGAGATTAATAATCAGTATCCGGAAAAGTGGGGAGCAATTGTTGAAATACAAATGAAATCTGGAGAGGTTATTAGTAAAAAAACAGATTTTCCAAAAGGGGATCCGGATAATCCTGTCTCGGAATATAAGCTGCTTGAGAAATTTATGGGGCTTGCTAAAATGTGGGACGAGAAGGATAGGAAGATTTTATCTAAAATGATTCTTAATCTGGAACAGGTGGATGATACAAGAAGTCTTTTGAGTTTTAAAAAGGGGAGTATGGTGTAA
- a CDS encoding NAD(P)-dependent oxidoreductase: MKYLFDPSILGNFKRRLIGRMSTMKIGLIGLGNMGGRIAKHLMKQGNELHLYDVNTELLEHFESIGAKIANSPKALASENKYVITVLPNAEIVKQVVSGEEGLITGFKPGSILIDMTSSIPEVTKNISKELEEQSVRMLDAPVSGGVKRAEKGTLTIMVGGNEEAFSEAFPIFDMIGSNTMHVGDSGAGHTIKALNNMISATTLSVTLEALAAGIKLGLDPYKMLKVINSSTGKSNSSENKVAQQVLSGKYEGGFTLDLMYKDLTTAMEITDHAKVPAAVSNSVYQLWEYASSQEHGNKVDHTVIAKIIEKIADVKF; encoded by the coding sequence ATGAAGTATTTGTTTGATCCCAGCATCTTGGGCAATTTTAAACGACGGTTAATTGGAAGGATGTCAACTATGAAAATAGGTTTGATTGGCTTAGGGAATATGGGGGGACGCATTGCAAAGCATTTAATGAAACAAGGGAATGAACTCCATTTATATGATGTAAATACAGAGTTATTGGAACATTTTGAGTCAATTGGTGCAAAAATAGCAAATTCACCAAAAGCATTAGCATCTGAAAATAAGTATGTGATAACAGTGCTGCCAAATGCTGAAATTGTGAAACAAGTTGTCAGTGGAGAAGAAGGGCTTATTACTGGGTTTAAACCCGGCAGCATATTAATAGATATGACAAGTTCTATTCCAGAAGTGACTAAAAATATCAGTAAAGAACTGGAGGAACAGTCTGTAAGGATGCTGGATGCACCGGTAAGTGGGGGAGTCAAAAGAGCTGAAAAAGGCACCTTAACTATTATGGTCGGGGGAAATGAAGAAGCTTTTTCTGAGGCGTTTCCTATATTTGATATGATTGGATCTAACACTATGCATGTGGGTGATAGTGGGGCTGGTCATACTATTAAGGCTTTAAATAATATGATTTCTGCAACTACATTGTCTGTTACATTGGAAGCTCTTGCAGCAGGCATTAAATTAGGTCTCGATCCTTACAAAATGCTCAAGGTTATCAATAGCAGTACAGGTAAAAGTAATTCCAGTGAAAATAAAGTCGCGCAACAGGTATTATCGGGCAAGTATGAAGGTGGATTTACTTTAGATCTCATGTATAAGGATTTGACAACAGCCATGGAAATCACGGATCATGCAAAAGTACCTGCTGCTGTTTCCAATTCTGTATACCAGTTGTGGGAATATGCTTCATCACAAGAACATGGAAATAAAGTTGATCATACTGTTATTGCAAAGATTATCGAAAAAATTGCCGATGTGAAATTTTGA
- the pcaC gene encoding 4-carboxymuconolactone decarboxylase encodes MSNSRFEEGLEIRRDVLGANYVDKSIENANEFNRPMQELVTEYCWGEVWSREGLPKKTRSMINLAMLTALNRPHEIKLHLRGALNNGVTKEEIQEVLLQSAIYCGVPAAIDSFKLAKEVFEEEE; translated from the coding sequence ATGAGTAATAGTAGGTTTGAGGAAGGTTTAGAGATTCGTCGTGATGTTCTTGGGGCAAATTATGTTGATAAATCCATTGAAAATGCCAATGAATTCAATCGGCCTATGCAGGAATTGGTAACTGAATATTGCTGGGGTGAAGTTTGGTCTAGAGAAGGGCTTCCAAAAAAAACCAGGAGTATGATTAACCTTGCTATGTTAACGGCATTAAACCGACCGCATGAGATTAAACTTCACCTAAGGGGAGCTTTAAATAATGGAGTAACCAAAGAAGAAATTCAGGAAGTTTTACTTCAATCTGCTATATATTGCGGGGTCCCAGCTGCTATTGATAGTTTTAAGCTTGCAAAAGAAGTTTTTGAAGAGGAAGAATAA
- a CDS encoding mandelate racemase/muconate lactonizing enzyme family protein, with amino-acid sequence MKIIDIKETAVPIKSSISNAYINFSNMNVSVVAIVTDVIRNGKRVVGYGFNSNGRYAPSGLLRERFIPRLLEFSDSSKILNESESNLDPHRIWEILMTGEKPGGHGERSVAVGTLDMAVWDAVAKIEEMPLYQLLADRYGEGKPDESVFVYAAGGYYQPGKGIAELQDEMRGYLNLGYSVVKMKIGGTSLEDDLRRIEAVLEIVPSGRSLAVDVNGRFNLETAIKYAEKLEPYDLFWYEEVGDPLDYELQAELSKYYQKPMATGENLFSVQDARNLIRYGGMRSDRDFLQFDCALSYGLVEYMRILDMLKEYGWSSRRCIPHGGHQMSLNIAAGLGLGGNESYPGVFEPFGGFADDIPIEDGYVRLPNAPGIGFETKKELRKLLHSIAV; translated from the coding sequence ATGAAAATAATAGATATTAAAGAAACAGCTGTACCAATTAAATCCAGTATAAGCAACGCTTACATTAATTTCAGCAACATGAATGTATCAGTTGTTGCAATTGTCACTGATGTTATTCGAAATGGGAAAAGAGTAGTCGGATACGGTTTTAATTCAAATGGACGCTATGCCCCATCGGGTTTATTACGGGAGAGATTTATTCCGAGACTTCTCGAATTTTCGGATTCAAGTAAGATTTTGAATGAAAGTGAATCGAATTTGGATCCTCATCGTATCTGGGAAATATTAATGACAGGTGAAAAACCCGGGGGACACGGCGAACGTTCAGTAGCAGTCGGCACACTCGATATGGCGGTTTGGGATGCTGTTGCTAAAATTGAAGAAATGCCTTTATACCAATTGCTTGCGGATCGTTATGGAGAAGGGAAACCGGATGAGTCGGTTTTCGTTTATGCAGCAGGTGGGTATTATCAGCCCGGTAAGGGAATTGCCGAACTTCAGGATGAAATGCGGGGGTATCTCAATCTCGGCTATTCAGTCGTGAAAATGAAAATTGGCGGTACTTCTTTGGAAGACGACCTTCGTCGGATTGAAGCTGTATTGGAAATTGTCCCTTCCGGACGGTCGCTTGCAGTTGATGTAAATGGACGTTTCAACCTTGAAACAGCAATCAAATATGCGGAAAAACTGGAACCATATGATTTGTTTTGGTATGAGGAAGTTGGTGATCCGCTGGACTATGAACTTCAGGCAGAACTGTCGAAATATTATCAAAAACCTATGGCTACTGGTGAAAACTTATTCTCAGTACAGGATGCTCGCAATTTAATTCGTTATGGAGGGATGAGATCTGATCGAGATTTTCTACAATTCGATTGTGCGTTAAGTTATGGTCTTGTGGAATATATGCGAATTTTGGATATGTTGAAAGAGTACGGATGGTCATCAAGACGATGCATTCCCCACGGCGGTCATCAAATGTCACTTAACATTGCTGCCGGATTGGGATTGGGTGGAAATGAGTCATATCCCGGAGTCTTTGAGCCATTCGGTGGTTTTGCGGATGATATACCGATTGAAGACGGTTATGTTCGCTTGCCGAATGCTCCAGGAATTGGTTTTGAGACAAAAAAGGAATTGCGCAAGTTACTACATTCAATAGCTGTATAA
- a CDS encoding succinate--CoA ligase subunit alpha — protein sequence MAILIGKESKIVVQGITGREARMIVDHSVNYGTKILAGVTPGKKGERVSEVPVYDTVKEAIEHHGVDTSLIVVPPAFTLDAALEAIDNGIKKIVVTTENVPQMDTVKIIAAARERGVYIIGPNTAGMVNPGERIKLGSIGGDHPERCFVPGNVGVISRSGGMAAETSWMIKRAGYGVSTTIGIGGDGLIGTNIKELLGLFEQDPDTKAVVTFSEPGTSFEEEAAKFIKKGGFTKPLISHVAGRFTESMPEGTVFGHAGAMISGHVGRPSIKAKKLNEAGAIVLENFDDLIETLQNVLGKDKSKDNPSPTSI from the coding sequence GTGGCAATTCTAATCGGAAAAGAATCGAAAATAGTTGTTCAGGGTATCACTGGCAGGGAAGCAAGGATGATTGTGGATCACTCCGTTAATTATGGTACAAAAATACTTGCTGGTGTCACTCCGGGAAAAAAAGGAGAACGTGTCTCGGAGGTTCCTGTCTACGATACTGTGAAAGAGGCCATTGAACACCATGGAGTTGATACGAGTTTAATAGTTGTTCCGCCTGCATTTACATTAGATGCAGCCCTTGAAGCTATTGATAATGGAATTAAAAAAATTGTAGTTACAACAGAAAATGTACCGCAAATGGATACGGTGAAAATAATAGCTGCCGCTCGGGAACGTGGAGTTTATATCATCGGCCCCAACACTGCTGGAATGGTAAATCCCGGGGAACGAATTAAGCTCGGATCAATTGGTGGTGATCATCCGGAACGGTGCTTTGTTCCCGGGAATGTTGGTGTCATTTCCAGAAGTGGGGGCATGGCTGCTGAAACTTCCTGGATGATCAAAAGAGCGGGTTATGGGGTATCGACAACAATTGGAATTGGTGGTGATGGCCTAATAGGGACAAATATTAAGGAATTGTTGGGTTTGTTTGAACAGGACCCAGATACAAAAGCTGTTGTTACTTTTTCAGAACCAGGTACTTCATTTGAGGAAGAAGCGGCCAAATTTATTAAGAAGGGTGGATTCACAAAACCGCTGATTTCACATGTTGCCGGTCGTTTTACGGAATCCATGCCGGAGGGAACGGTGTTTGGGCACGCGGGGGCAATGATTTCTGGCCATGTTGGACGACCTTCTATAAAAGCAAAAAAGTTAAATGAAGCCGGGGCAATTGTTCTGGAGAACTTCGATGATTTAATAGAAACGCTTCAAAATGTACTTGGAAAAGATAAGTCAAAGGATAATCCAAGCCCTACATCTATATAA
- a CDS encoding ATP-grasp domain-containing protein, whose protein sequence is MGKVLENSSKQLLRQNGVKTPYNWVVRTGSEAEQIAVEKDVVLKALVPVGKRGKAGAIKFPATPLEANKQTEELLNMTVRHFPVNEVLVEEKVEIQEEWYVSIAFDTQKQLPVIIATTEGGIEVESLIKNHPEKVVLYYVNPFGKIEPYQAKQIWSSLGVTGKPLVQATSVLCKLYDSFVKYDCYILEINPLVLTKENNVVAADSVMGVDDSAMFRHPELTDIVEEGSERTWRPLTELEKEMVKVNSADYRGTARYTEMEGGDIGFMCGGGGGSLVSFDAITRFGGRPANYTETGGNPPVEKVYKLTKGILSKNGVKGLFVSQNITNNTQIDVMAEGIVKALNDMQIDVRTFPVVVRQAGVNDKLGKKIFEEAGITYYGEDITIEQAAKEMVCSMKEV, encoded by the coding sequence ATGGGAAAAGTACTTGAAAACTCTAGTAAACAATTACTTCGACAAAATGGTGTAAAGACCCCTTATAACTGGGTTGTTAGAACGGGAAGTGAAGCTGAGCAAATTGCCGTAGAAAAAGATGTTGTTTTAAAAGCACTGGTTCCGGTGGGTAAAAGGGGAAAAGCAGGAGCTATCAAATTTCCGGCTACACCACTGGAAGCCAACAAGCAAACAGAAGAACTTTTAAACATGACAGTACGACATTTCCCGGTTAATGAGGTTTTGGTTGAGGAAAAAGTTGAAATTCAAGAAGAATGGTATGTGTCGATAGCTTTCGATACGCAGAAACAATTACCGGTAATCATTGCAACAACAGAAGGTGGGATCGAAGTTGAGTCATTGATTAAAAATCACCCTGAAAAGGTTGTTTTATATTATGTCAATCCATTCGGGAAGATTGAACCGTATCAGGCAAAACAAATATGGAGTTCGCTTGGTGTTACTGGAAAGCCGCTTGTTCAGGCGACTTCTGTGCTTTGTAAACTATACGATTCTTTTGTTAAATACGACTGCTATATATTGGAAATTAACCCGCTTGTTTTAACGAAGGAAAATAACGTAGTGGCTGCGGATTCTGTAATGGGAGTCGACGATTCTGCAATGTTTCGTCATCCAGAATTAACTGACATTGTGGAAGAGGGGAGTGAAAGAACATGGCGGCCTTTAACCGAGCTGGAGAAAGAAATGGTAAAAGTAAATAGTGCCGACTACCGGGGCACAGCTCGTTATACCGAAATGGAAGGCGGAGATATAGGGTTTATGTGTGGAGGTGGAGGAGGAAGTCTTGTTAGTTTCGATGCGATCACCCGATTCGGAGGGAGACCAGCAAATTATACAGAGACAGGTGGCAACCCACCAGTGGAAAAAGTCTACAAGTTAACAAAAGGTATTTTGTCAAAAAACGGTGTGAAGGGACTTTTTGTTTCTCAAAATATCACTAATAATACACAGATTGATGTCATGGCAGAGGGAATTGTCAAGGCATTGAATGATATGCAAATAGATGTTCGGACATTTCCTGTTGTTGTAAGGCAGGCAGGAGTAAACGATAAACTTGGGAAAAAAATCTTTGAAGAGGCAGGAATCACTTATTATGGAGAGGATATAACAATAGAGCAGGCCGCAAAAGAAATGGTGTGCAGTATGAAGGAGGTTTAG
- a CDS encoding SLC13 family permease — MNNISPENNEKIDEGNNRKSGRRVINERRLIGITLATILFISIYAGLPSSFDDPSRKMIAIVTMGVVLWVFEALPLGLTAALIISLMLFLKPVPIEVIYSGFSSPAVFLIIGGMMLARAVNETRLAKRITYHILARWGGSSRGLLASILVIPQVQSFFIPASAVRTALLLPVALNVLDTIGARSNSGLRRMILLAVAFGSTISGTAVMTAAIGNILTVAMLKQFVGINITYFEWFLYALPLWLILIPGAWFVLLKCFPLKREEQFFPQVKQEMQEQLEEFGPLNIREKKCLVILTLTVFLWMTEPLHGLDPSIPAIMGVVLMTLPGIGCAKWVNVVKINFDTIFLLGATLSMGYALTDSGAADKIGGVLATDWILSLLQDPISAVIFILLATQIFHLLMSNVSTAVVTLIPIYIGISAQAGVSPVFICFTAAVTCLHGYILVVETMPNVIVYSSGQISQREYLKPGLYMTLLMIVLTTIVALTWWKWLGLLP; from the coding sequence ATGAATAATATTTCACCGGAAAATAACGAAAAGATAGATGAGGGGAATAATAGAAAAAGCGGAAGACGTGTAATTAATGAGCGACGATTGATAGGTATAACCCTGGCAACGATTTTGTTTATTTCGATATACGCGGGGTTGCCATCTTCCTTCGATGATCCATCAAGAAAAATGATTGCTATCGTAACCATGGGTGTTGTGCTTTGGGTGTTTGAGGCACTTCCTTTAGGATTAACCGCTGCTTTGATTATCTCCTTAATGCTGTTTCTTAAACCAGTTCCGATTGAAGTAATATACAGTGGTTTTTCTTCCCCTGCGGTTTTCTTGATCATTGGGGGGATGATGCTGGCTCGAGCAGTGAATGAAACAAGACTGGCCAAAAGAATTACCTACCATATTTTAGCTAGGTGGGGAGGAAGTTCAAGGGGATTGCTCGCAAGTATTCTGGTTATCCCCCAAGTTCAGTCTTTTTTTATCCCGGCTTCAGCAGTACGAACTGCTTTGTTGTTACCTGTTGCACTAAATGTATTAGACACAATTGGTGCCCGAAGCAATAGTGGTTTACGAAGAATGATTTTGCTGGCTGTTGCCTTTGGATCAACAATAAGTGGTACTGCAGTAATGACAGCGGCAATTGGAAATATTTTAACCGTGGCTATGTTGAAGCAGTTCGTTGGTATTAACATCACATATTTTGAATGGTTTCTTTATGCATTGCCTTTATGGTTAATTTTAATCCCGGGTGCATGGTTTGTGTTATTAAAATGTTTTCCTTTGAAAAGAGAAGAGCAGTTTTTCCCACAGGTTAAACAAGAAATGCAAGAACAGTTAGAAGAATTTGGCCCCTTAAATATACGGGAAAAGAAGTGTTTAGTAATTTTAACGTTGACTGTTTTCCTTTGGATGACAGAACCATTGCATGGATTAGACCCAAGTATTCCCGCCATAATGGGAGTTGTATTAATGACACTTCCTGGAATTGGCTGTGCAAAGTGGGTAAATGTAGTAAAAATTAATTTTGATACGATTTTTTTACTTGGAGCTACACTTTCAATGGGCTATGCCCTCACTGATTCGGGTGCAGCGGACAAAATTGGAGGTGTGCTGGCTACTGATTGGATTTTGTCTTTACTTCAGGATCCAATATCCGCTGTTATTTTTATTTTGTTGGCAACTCAAATTTTTCATTTGTTGATGTCTAATGTGTCAACTGCGGTAGTAACGCTTATTCCTATATATATCGGAATTTCTGCACAAGCAGGAGTAAGCCCAGTATTTATTTGCTTTACGGCTGCGGTGACATGCTTACATGGTTATATTCTTGTTGTTGAAACGATGCCTAATGTCATTGTTTACAGCTCCGGGCAAATATCGCAACGCGAATATTTAAAACCAGGCTTATACATGACGCTGCTTATGATAGTATTAACCACTATTGTTGCGCTTACTTGGTGGAAATGGCTCGGGCTGTTACCATAA